The following are encoded in a window of Sphingobium sp. AP49 genomic DNA:
- a CDS encoding DUF2793 domain-containing protein, which translates to MTSDVTSRWALPMLFAGQAQKELFHNEALGRIDLLLHGQGESADIATPPSSPAPGACWIVPAGAGGAWLDQEGCVAGWTDGGWRFVAPRAGLRLMVADRGHALEHDGTAWRDSAVRIDGIYIAGDRVVGPRHAPIATPGGGGTVDAEARTAIAALLDAMRAHGLIGM; encoded by the coding sequence ATGACGAGCGACGTGACCAGCCGATGGGCGCTGCCGATGCTGTTTGCCGGCCAGGCGCAGAAGGAACTGTTCCACAACGAAGCGCTGGGGCGGATCGACCTGTTGCTGCACGGCCAGGGCGAAAGCGCGGACATTGCCACACCCCCGTCGTCGCCCGCACCGGGCGCGTGCTGGATCGTGCCGGCAGGGGCCGGTGGCGCCTGGCTGGACCAGGAGGGCTGCGTTGCGGGATGGACCGATGGGGGGTGGCGTTTCGTGGCCCCGCGCGCGGGGCTGCGGCTGATGGTCGCGGATCGCGGCCATGCGCTGGAGCATGACGGCACGGCATGGCGGGATAGCGCGGTGCGCATCGATGGAATCTATATCGCGGGCGATCGTGTCGTCGGGCCGCGCCACGCCCCGATAGCGACACCGGGCGGGGGCGGCACCGTGGATGCCGAGGCGCGGACCGCGATTGCGGCGCTTCTCGACGCCATGCGGGCTCATGGACTTATCGGCATGTAA
- a CDS encoding superoxide dismutase family protein, producing MKTAVLFLALPLLASVSACATASDGSSGTVPAAPTAHAKLAAGDGSPRGTVTVTQAGDGLHVLVKAQGLTPGIHAVHIHTTGVCTGPDFTSAGGHWNPTGHQHGKDNPQGMHMGDMPNMLAGSDGAGEMEYVVHGGMISGGATPMLDADGAAVVIHAQADDNKSDPAGNAGGRVACGVLSAG from the coding sequence ATGAAGACCGCCGTCCTTTTCCTTGCCCTCCCACTGCTGGCGTCCGTGTCGGCCTGCGCCACGGCGAGTGACGGATCGTCCGGCACCGTACCGGCGGCACCGACCGCGCATGCCAAGCTGGCCGCTGGCGATGGCAGCCCGCGCGGCACCGTTACCGTGACCCAGGCCGGCGATGGCCTGCATGTGCTGGTCAAGGCGCAGGGGCTGACCCCGGGCATCCATGCCGTGCATATCCACACCACCGGGGTCTGCACCGGTCCGGACTTTACCAGCGCGGGTGGCCACTGGAACCCGACCGGTCATCAGCATGGCAAGGATAATCCGCAGGGCATGCATATGGGTGACATGCCCAACATGCTGGCCGGCAGCGATGGCGCGGGCGAAATGGAATATGTCGTCCATGGCGGCATGATCAGCGGCGGCGCGACACCGATGCTGGATGCCGACGGTGCGGCGGTCGTGATCCATGCCCAGGCCGACGACAATAAGAGCGATCCGGCCGGCAATGCAGGCGGCCGCGTCGCCTGTGGCGTATTGAGCGCGGGCTGA
- a CDS encoding DUF2163 domain-containing protein, which yields MSDDLDGALCTFAFCWRLERRDGVTIGLTSHDRDLEIGGLRYRAAPGMAPSAVRSGIGLDGGDTDVAGALVADAISEGDLMAGRWDGAALELRLTQWEAPGALWRLLARGEIGAVTRKGAAFSAELVGAASLMASPIAPSTSPDCRASLGDRQCRVDMAGRRRIVAVTGVEERSVAVAGLVAGDHAYGRLRWMTGANAGMVQAILDNDDARLTLADPPAFAVEPGALALVVAGCDRQLATCAGRFGNAANFRGEPYLPGTDLLTRYPGG from the coding sequence ATGAGCGACGATCTGGATGGGGCGTTGTGCACGTTCGCCTTTTGCTGGCGGCTGGAGCGACGGGACGGGGTGACAATCGGCCTGACCAGCCATGATCGCGACCTGGAGATTGGCGGCCTGCGCTATCGCGCCGCGCCGGGCATGGCGCCATCGGCCGTCCGCAGCGGCATCGGGCTGGATGGGGGCGACACCGATGTCGCCGGCGCACTGGTGGCCGATGCGATCAGCGAAGGGGATCTGATGGCCGGCCGCTGGGACGGGGCGGCGCTGGAACTGCGGCTGACCCAGTGGGAGGCGCCGGGGGCATTGTGGCGGTTGCTGGCGCGCGGCGAAATCGGCGCGGTTACGCGCAAGGGCGCGGCATTCAGTGCCGAGCTGGTGGGAGCGGCGAGCCTGATGGCGTCGCCGATCGCGCCATCGACATCGCCCGATTGCCGTGCGTCGCTGGGGGACCGGCAATGTCGGGTCGACATGGCGGGCCGCCGCCGGATCGTGGCGGTGACGGGGGTCGAGGAGAGGAGCGTCGCCGTGGCGGGACTGGTGGCGGGCGATCATGCCTATGGCCGGTTGCGCTGGATGACCGGGGCGAATGCGGGGATGGTCCAGGCGATCCTGGACAATGACGATGCCCGGCTGACTTTGGCCGATCCGCCGGCCTTTGCGGTGGAACCGGGCGCGCTGGCGCTGGTGGTGGCGGGATGCGACCGGCAGCTGGCGACCTGTGCAGGACGGTTCGGCAATGCGGCGAATTTTCGTGGCGAACCCTATCTGCCGGGCACCGACCTGCTGACCCGCTATCCCGGCGGATGA
- a CDS encoding OmpA family protein codes for MRKLALAAALATSALATPALARDNSWYVGVDAGVLLVEDQDLTFSSIPPGGSTVPSIDYHKGYDFDANIGYDFGGFRLEAEAAYKRAEIDFDGTDGGFGGAASALSFMLNGLLDFGPDDGLQGFVGGGVGVSRGKLASDIVNDSDTGFAWQAIAGVRYPVTNNLDVSLKYRFFNQDDIKLIPAYQSIYGQAGSEAETKLRTHSILLGLTYNFGAPVETPPPPPPPPPPPPPPPPPPPPPVAECSPGPYIVFFEWDKSDVTPDAATILDNAVSAYSSCGSAQVMLAGHADRSGAASYNVGLSQRRADSVKAYIASKGIPDGVITTQAFGESQPRVETADGVREVQNRRVEITYGPGSGQ; via the coding sequence ATGCGGAAGCTTGCCCTCGCGGCTGCGCTTGCGACCAGTGCCCTGGCCACCCCGGCCTTGGCACGCGACAACAGCTGGTACGTTGGCGTCGATGCCGGCGTTCTGCTGGTCGAAGATCAGGACCTGACCTTCTCTTCCATCCCTCCGGGCGGCTCGACGGTTCCGTCGATCGACTACCACAAGGGTTATGATTTCGACGCCAACATCGGCTACGACTTCGGCGGCTTCCGCCTCGAAGCCGAAGCCGCTTACAAGCGCGCTGAAATCGATTTCGACGGCACCGATGGTGGCTTTGGCGGCGCGGCTTCGGCCCTGTCGTTCATGCTGAACGGCTTGCTCGACTTCGGTCCCGATGACGGCCTGCAGGGCTTCGTCGGCGGCGGCGTCGGCGTGTCGCGCGGCAAGCTGGCCAGCGACATCGTGAACGACAGCGACACCGGTTTCGCCTGGCAGGCGATCGCGGGCGTTCGTTACCCGGTCACGAACAACCTGGACGTCTCGCTGAAGTATCGTTTCTTCAACCAGGACGATATCAAGCTGATCCCGGCTTATCAGAGCATCTATGGCCAGGCTGGTTCGGAAGCCGAAACCAAGCTGCGTACCCACAGCATCCTGCTGGGTCTGACCTACAACTTCGGCGCACCGGTCGAAACGCCGCCTCCGCCGCCTCCGCCGCCGCCCCCGCCGCCCCCGCCGCCCCCGCCGCCGCCTCCGCCGGTTGCGGAATGCAGCCCTGGCCCGTACATCGTCTTCTTCGAATGGGACAAGTCGGACGTCACGCCTGACGCCGCCACCATTCTGGATAACGCGGTTTCGGCCTACAGCAGCTGCGGCAGCGCCCAGGTCATGCTGGCCGGTCACGCTGACCGTTCGGGTGCCGCTTCGTACAACGTCGGCCTCTCGCAGCGCCGCGCTGACTCGGTCAAGGCGTATATCGCATCGAAGGGTATCCCCGACGGCGTGATCACGACCCAGGCCTTCGGTGAATCGCAGCCCCGCGTCGAAACCGCGGACGGCGTTCGCGAAGTCCAGAACCGTCGCGTGGAAATCACCTACGGTCCGGGTTCGGGGCAGTAA
- a CDS encoding C40 family peptidase produces MSGGTKAAAIVAAARALLGVPFRLHGRDPALGLDCVGLVERALAGAGHVRTAPHAYGLRWRDSVRAEAWLSAAGLERIEAGQPGDVTLVRPGPLHLHLMIGVPGGFIHAHAGLRRVVETPGPPPWPVIGFWRA; encoded by the coding sequence ATGAGCGGCGGGACGAAGGCCGCGGCGATCGTGGCGGCCGCCCGCGCATTGCTGGGCGTGCCGTTCAGGCTGCACGGCCGCGACCCCGCGCTGGGGCTGGACTGTGTCGGGCTGGTCGAGCGGGCGCTGGCGGGCGCGGGGCATGTGCGGACCGCGCCGCATGCCTATGGGCTGCGCTGGCGCGACAGCGTGCGGGCCGAGGCATGGCTGAGCGCGGCGGGGCTGGAGCGGATCGAGGCCGGGCAGCCGGGCGACGTGACGCTGGTGCGGCCCGGGCCGCTGCACCTGCACCTGATGATCGGCGTGCCGGGCGGGTTCATCCATGCCCATGCCGGGCTGCGGCGGGTGGTCGAGACACCGGGACCGCCGCCCTGGCCGGTGATCGGTTTTTGGCGGGCATAA
- a CDS encoding phage tail protein: protein MATVVLTAVGTALGGPIGGAIGGLIGNALDHAVLFRPKDRQGARLSDLQIQTSSYGAQIPKLFGTLRVAGTVIWATDLRENRSRSGGGKGQASVTSYSYSASFAVALSARPIRAVKRIWADGNLLRGTAGDFKTMLGGFRVHGGGDDQPCDPLIASAQGVALTPAHRGIAYAVFEDLALADYGNRIPSLTFEVEADPEAVGIDTIAMALSAGRLRAEDVGAGGGRIDGFAASGADLAGGIGPLVEAFGLALEGGENGAGLSRRETAMAVIDGAMLCRRVNGRAIDPVERSGAGAETIPSVLSLRHHDAARDYQLSMQQVMRPGPGRTESGIELPAVLSSDAARALVLDRLDAAWTGRATMALRCGWQALTLEPGMTVAVADTPGLWRIEEREWEAMALSLRLRRIPGAGGTPPAGVTGGTSIRQVDAPHGPSRLMLADLPRLGEGLASVPQLVVAASGGAGWRSAMLFLQGEGGAVVPAGRSGARAIMGAAEAALSPGSTLLVDEANRLVVTLLGEDMELGPAEPAALAQGANLCLVGRELIQFRDAVRIGPARYRLEGLHRGLRGSEWAMASHAAGDPFLLIETAALRDPLASLGMDGEVGGVVRMMAIGIGDTEPAEADLTLSGEALIPPSPVHLTARPDGGGGWTIGWTRRSRNGWRWSSGGEVPLGEEAERYDVRVLDGAVLIRRDETVATAWTYDAAMVAADSASGHAAGRTIELRQIGTHALGRPARILVMT, encoded by the coding sequence ATGGCGACTGTGGTGCTGACGGCGGTGGGAACGGCGCTGGGCGGTCCCATTGGCGGGGCGATTGGCGGCCTGATCGGCAATGCGCTCGACCATGCCGTGCTGTTCAGGCCCAAGGACCGGCAGGGCGCCCGGCTGAGCGATCTGCAGATCCAGACGTCCAGCTATGGCGCGCAGATCCCCAAGCTGTTCGGAACGCTGCGCGTCGCAGGCACGGTGATATGGGCGACCGACCTGCGCGAGAACCGGTCACGAAGCGGTGGCGGCAAGGGGCAGGCGAGTGTCACCAGCTACAGCTATAGCGCGAGTTTCGCGGTGGCCTTGTCGGCGCGGCCGATCCGGGCGGTGAAGCGGATCTGGGCCGATGGCAATCTGCTGCGCGGGACGGCGGGCGATTTCAAGACCATGCTGGGTGGATTTCGCGTCCATGGCGGCGGCGACGACCAGCCCTGCGATCCGCTGATCGCCTCTGCGCAGGGCGTGGCGCTGACGCCGGCGCACCGGGGGATCGCCTACGCCGTCTTCGAGGATCTGGCGCTGGCCGATTATGGCAACCGCATCCCGTCGCTGACCTTCGAGGTGGAAGCCGATCCGGAAGCGGTCGGCATCGACACCATCGCCATGGCATTGAGCGCGGGGCGGTTGAGGGCGGAGGATGTGGGTGCGGGCGGGGGAAGGATCGATGGCTTTGCCGCGAGCGGCGCCGACCTGGCCGGGGGCATCGGCCCGCTGGTCGAGGCGTTTGGGCTGGCGCTGGAAGGTGGCGAGAATGGCGCAGGGCTGAGCCGCAGGGAAACGGCGATGGCGGTCATCGACGGGGCAATGCTGTGCCGACGGGTCAATGGCCGGGCGATCGACCCGGTCGAGCGATCCGGTGCCGGGGCAGAGACCATCCCGTCCGTTCTGTCGCTGCGGCATCATGACGCGGCGCGGGATTATCAGCTGAGCATGCAGCAGGTCATGCGGCCCGGGCCGGGGCGGACCGAAAGCGGCATCGAATTGCCCGCCGTGCTGTCCAGCGACGCGGCCCGGGCGCTGGTGCTGGATCGACTGGACGCGGCCTGGACCGGTCGTGCGACCATGGCCTTGCGTTGCGGCTGGCAGGCGCTGACGCTGGAGCCGGGCATGACGGTGGCGGTGGCGGATACACCCGGCCTGTGGCGGATCGAGGAGCGGGAATGGGAGGCGATGGCGCTGTCGTTGCGGCTGCGGCGGATACCGGGGGCGGGGGGAACACCGCCCGCCGGCGTGACCGGCGGGACGAGCATACGCCAGGTGGACGCGCCGCACGGGCCGAGCCGGCTGATGCTGGCCGATCTGCCGCGACTGGGCGAGGGGCTGGCCAGCGTACCGCAGCTTGTCGTCGCGGCCAGCGGCGGTGCGGGATGGCGCAGCGCGATGCTGTTCCTGCAGGGCGAGGGCGGGGCGGTGGTGCCGGCCGGGCGCAGCGGCGCCCGGGCGATCATGGGCGCGGCGGAGGCGGCCCTGTCGCCGGGCAGCACGTTGCTGGTGGACGAAGCGAACCGGCTGGTCGTGACGCTGCTGGGCGAGGATATGGAACTGGGGCCGGCGGAGCCGGCCGCGCTGGCGCAGGGGGCCAATTTGTGCCTGGTCGGCCGGGAACTGATCCAGTTCCGCGACGCGGTGCGGATCGGGCCGGCCCGCTATCGGCTGGAGGGGCTGCATCGCGGGCTGCGCGGTAGCGAATGGGCCATGGCCAGCCATGCCGCCGGTGATCCCTTCCTGTTGATCGAGACGGCGGCGCTGCGTGATCCGCTGGCATCGCTGGGGATGGACGGGGAGGTCGGCGGCGTTGTGCGAATGATGGCGATCGGTATCGGCGATACCGAGCCCGCCGAGGCGGACCTGACGCTGAGCGGGGAAGCATTGATACCGCCGTCGCCCGTCCACCTGACCGCACGGCCCGATGGCGGCGGCGGCTGGACGATCGGCTGGACCCGGCGCAGCCGCAACGGCTGGCGCTGGAGCAGCGGCGGCGAGGTACCGCTGGGCGAGGAGGCCGAGCGCTATGATGTGCGCGTGCTGGATGGCGCGGTGCTGATCCGCCGGGACGAGACGGTGGCGACCGCCTGGACCTATGATGCGGCGATGGTGGCGGCCGACAGCGCCTCCGGCCATGCCGCAGGTCGGACGATCGAGCTGCGCCAGATCGGCACGCACGCGCTGGGACGGCCCGCGCGGATCCTGGTCATGACCTGA